DNA from Nitriliruptor alkaliphilus DSM 45188:
CTCGCCAAGAACGGGCTCGGCCTCCAGACGGTGCCGCCCGCGCAGGTGCTGATCGGCCTGGCGTTGTTCCTGTCGATGTTCTCGATGGCCCCGACCTTCTCGCAGGTCAACGAGGTCGCGATCCAGCCGATGCTGGCTGGGGAGATCGAGACGCTGGAGGCCGCGCAGGCCGGCTTCGAACCGTTCCGCGAGTTCATGCTGGCCCAGACCCGGGAGGACGACCTCGCCCTGTTCGTCGGGATGTCGGGCGGCGACCAGCCCGCCGACCCGAGCGAGATCGCGCCCACCACCTTGATCCCCGCGTTCGTGATCTCCGAGCTGCGCACCGCCTTCACGATGGGGTTCGTCGTGATCGTGCCGTTCCTGGTGATCGACCTGGTCGTGGCCGCGGTCCTGATGGCGCTCGGCATGGTCATGTTGCCGCCGATCTTCGTCTCGCTGCCGCTCAAGCTCCTGCTGTTCGTGCTCGTCGACGGGTGGGCGTTGCTGTCGCGGGCGCTGGTCACCTCGGTGGCCGGCTGATGACCCGACCGACCGCGCCGAGGAGGTCCGCCGCGTGAACGACACCCAGGTCCTCGAGATGGTCACCGGCGCCATGTTCATGGTGGGCAAGCTGGCCGGTCCGCTGTTGATCTCCGCGCTCGTCATCGGTGTCGCGGTGTCGCTGCTGCAGACCGTGACCCAGATCCAGGAGATGACCCTCAGCTTCGTCCCGAAGCTGGTCGGCATGGGCGCGATCCTGCTCGTCGGCGGCAACTGGATGCTGCACGAGCTGACCGGCTGGACCATGGCGCTGTGGAACTCGCTGCCGTCCCTGGTCGGCTGACCGGCCGTGGTGACCCTCGACATCCCGATCGACGCCGCCTGGGCGGTGGGCTTGATGCTCGCCATCATCCGGGTCGGCTCGTTCGTGGTGGTCTCACCGATCATCGGCAAGACCGTCGGCACACCCGCCCGCCTGGCGTTCACCGTGGCCGTCGGCGCGGCGCTCAGCTACCCGATCCCGACCACGCTCGAGGTCCCGGGCCTCATCGGGGCGGCGGTCGTCAACGCCGTCATCGGTGGCGTCCTCGGGTTCCTCAGCGGGCTGATCATCAACCTGTTCTCGGTGGCCGGTGGCGTGATCGACTTCGTGTCCGGTCTGTCCGTCGCGACGGTCTTCGACCCCCTGTCGGGCACCCAGGGTGCGGTCTTCCAGCGGCTGTTCCACCTGACCGCCGTGGCCCTCTTCCTGGTGGCGGGCGGCCTCAGCGTGCTCGTCGGAGCGCTGTTCGCGTCGATCCGCGTCCTGCCGCTCGACGGCGGGCTCGCGCCGACGGCGCTCCTGCCCGAGACCGTCATGACCCTCGTCAGCACCCTCTTCCGCGCCGGGGTCGAGCTCGTCCTACCCATCATGGGCGTGCTGCTGATGCTCGAGCTGGCCCTCGGTCTGGCGGCCCGGTTCTCGCCGCAGGCCAACATCCTGATGCTCGGCCTGCCCATGAAGATCCTGGCGGCCATCACGGTGGTGGGTGCCGCCTTCATCCTCTTCCCGGACGCCATGGTCGACGTGCAGCGCACCGTGGGCGAGGCGAGCGAGGCAGCGCTGCGGGGCCTCGGTGGCCTCCCGGCCGCGACGGACGCCGGCGGCGCTTGAGCGCGCGGCTCCCTGGCCGACGGGGTGGACGCGCGGAGGGACCCGCGCACCACTCGGCCACGGATCGGCCGGCCACACGCCGTGTCCGAGGTCCCCGTGTCCGCAGCGAAGGACGGCCGCACCGAGAAGGCCACCCCGCAGCGCCGCAAGAAGGCGCGCGAGGACGGCCAGGTCGCGCGCTCCCAGGAGGTCGCCATCGCGACCTCGTTCGTGGCGCTGCTCGCCGCCTTCGCCGTGGCCGGACGCCCAGCCATCGACGCGGCCATGAACGCCCTGCGGACCAACTTCCTCGGTGCCGGACACCCGGATGCGCTGGCTGCCGTCGGCGCGTCGAGCCTGCGTCTCGGCCTCGTGATGGCCGGTCCCTTCCTGGTCATCACCTCCTTCTTCGCCCTGGCGTCGTCGATCGCCCAGGTGGGCTTCCGACTCAACATGAAGCTCGCCAAGCCGAAGCTCAAGAACCTCAACCCCAAGAAGGGGATGGAGAAGCTCAAGCCCGCGACGGCTGGTTGGGAGCTGGTGCGATCGACGGCCAAGCTCGCCGCCGTGGCGGTGGTCGTCTCGCCCATGCTGATGAGCTGGCGTGACCACCTCGGGACGGACCGCACCCTCGCCGGTGGGATCGACCGCCTCACGGGTGTCTACGGGACGATCATCATGCGGGCCGCCATGCTCGCCCTGGTCATCGCCATCGCCGACATCGTCTACCAGCGGCGCAAGTTCGAGAAGCAGATCCGCATGTCGAAGCACGACATCAAGCGGGAGTACAAGGACAGCGAGGGCGACCCACAGATCAAGGCCGCCCGCCGTCGCCGCCAGAGCGAGCTGTCCCGCAACCGGATGCTGCGCGATGCCGCCAGCGCCGACGTGCTGCTGGTCAACCCGACCCACCTCGCCGTGGCCCTGCGCTACGACCCCATCGACGGAGCTCCTCGCGTGATCGCCAAGGGGGCGGACAAGGTCGCCGACAAACTGCGTGCCATCGCTGGCCGCAACGGCATCCCGATCACCGCCGACAAGCCGCTCGCGCGGACCCTGTACAAGACGTGCAAGGTCGGCCACCACGTGCCGGCGTCGCTCTACGAGGCCGTCGCGGTCGTGCTCGCGGTGGCCTACCGCCGCAGCGGTCGCGGGCCCGCCAGCCGTCCGCTCGAGGGGCCGACCACCGGTCGTCGCACCGTCGTGCGGGCGGCAGCGTGAAGGGCCGCCTCGACACCCCCGTCCGCGGTGCCATGATGCGTCGAACGGTCGTGCCGTTCGTGATCATCGGCGCCGTCGTCACCATGGTGGTGCCGATCCCACCGGCGCTGCTCGACCTGCTGCTCGCGCTCAACCTCGCCTTCGCCATCCTGATCATGCTGGCCGTGCTCACGATGCGCGACACCCTCCAGCTGTCGAGCTTCCCGTCCCTGATCCTGATCACGACGCTGATGCGCCTCGCGCTGAACGTCTCCTCGACGCGCCTCATCCTCCTGGACGGCTACGCGGGCAAGGTCATCGCCACCTTCGGTGAGTTCGTCATCGGCGGTTCGATCGTCGTCGGCCTCGTGGTCTTCCTGATCCTGGTCGTCATCCAGTTCGCCGTCATCACCAGCGGTGCCGGCCGCGTCGCCGAGGTGGGGGCCCGCTTCGCCCTCGACGCGATGCCCGGCAAGCAGATGGCCATCGACGCCGACCTCGCCGCCGGCCTCATCGACGAGGAGGAGGCCAAGAGCCGCCGCAGCCGCATCGCCCGCGAGTCCGACTTCTACGGGGCGATGGACGGTGCGTCGAAGTTCGTCAAGGGCGACGCGATCGCCGGCATCGTGATCGTGATCATCAACCTCGTCGGTGGCCTCGTCATCGGCGCGGCGATGAACGGCATGGCCATCGGCGAGGCCGCCGCGACCTACTCGCTGCTGACCGTCGGCGACGGGCTGGTCAGCCAGATCCCCGCCCTCCTGGTCTCGGCCGCGACCGGTCTGCTGGTCTCGCGCGTCGACGACGAGGAGGACCTCGGACCGACCGTCGGACGCCAGCTCTTCCGCGACCCCCTCGTGCTGCGCATCGGTGCCGTGGTCACCGGCGCGCTGATGCTGCTGCCCGGTCTGCCCAAGCTCCCCTTCTTCGTGATCGTGGTCGCCCTGGCGTTCGCCAGCACCCGAGCGGCCGCCGCCGAGAAGGCTGCGCCCGCGACGACCGACGCGTCGGGCGGCGCCGTCCTGCCGCCACCCGACCCGGACGACCCCAAGGTGCTCATCGAGCAGCTGCGGGTCGAGCCGATCGAGCTCCACCTCGCCTACGACGTGCTCGACCTCACCGACCACGAGCGTGGCGGCGACCTGCTCCAGCGGGTGCGATCGCTGCGCCGCCAGGTGGCCGAGGAGCTCGGTGTCGTCCTGCCGCTGGTGCGGACCCTCGACGACGTCACCCTCGAGCCCTCGACCTACCGGATCCTGTTGCACGGCGTCGAGGTGGCCAGGGGCGGCGCGCCGCGCGACCGCGTGCTGGCCCTGCCTGCCGGTGACGACGCCGACCTCGGTGGGGTGCAGGGCGAGGAGACGGTCGAACCCGTCTTCGGACTGCGTGCCTTCTGGGTCCCCGTTGAGGCCCGCAGTCGGGTCACCGCCGCCGGCGCGACCGTGGTCGACCGTTCGTCGGTCATCGTCACCCACCTCGCCGAGGTCGCCCGCACCCACGCGGCCGACCTGCTGTCGCGCCAGCAGGTCCAGGAGCTGGTCGCCTCGCTGCGCTACGACGAGCCGCTCCTGGCCGACGAGGTCGGCACCGAGACCCTGCCGATCGCCCTGCTGCACGAGGTCCTCCGCGAGCTGCTGCGCGACCGCGTCCCGATCCGCGACCTCGGTCGCATCATCGAGGCCGTCGCAGGCAAGGCGCGTGAGACCCGGGCGATCGACCAGCTCGTGGCCGCGGCCCGGGTCGCCGTGGGTGGCGCGATCGTGGCGCGCATCGCCCCCCGTGGTGAGCTCGGTGTCATCACGCTGCTGCCGGAGCTGGAGGGTGAGCTCCACGAGCACGTCCGCGACATCGACGGGTGCATGCAGCTCCTGCTCGACCCGTCCCGCCTCGCGCCGTTGCTCGCCGAAGCGGCGCAGCTCGCGCAGGGCGGCGACGGCCGACCCGCCGTCGTCGTCTGCGGGCAGCTGCTCCGGGGGCCCCTGCGGGCCGCCTTCGGCGCGGCCGGCCTCGATCTACCTGTCCTCGCCTACCCGGAGCTGCCGGCGCACGCCCAGCTCGTCGTGATCGGATCCCTCGGTGCTGCGAACGTCGATGCCTGACCAGGCCCCCACCACCCCGCTCAGCCCGGCCGCGGACGGCCCGGTCGACGGTGCCACCGTCGTCATCGAGGCGGCGACCGCCGAGGCGGCGCTGACCGAGCTGCACCAGCAGCTCGGAGGCGACGCCCGCATCGTCGAGGTACGGCGCGTCGCCCGTGGTGGCATCGCCGGCTTCTTCGCCCGCGAGGTCGTCGAGCTGCACGCCGCGCCGGGTTCACCGACCCCGGCACCGGCCCCGCGGTCGGCGGCACCGTCGACCGCGCCGCGTCCTGCAGCTGCGGTGGCGACGACGTCTGCCACCACCTCGCCGATCGACCGGCTCCTCAGCGTCGACGCCGAGAGCGACGACACGGTCGACTTCGCCACGTTCCTGCGGGGCCAGCTCGGCGACGAGCCCGCGCCGCCGGCCCCCGCGGCTCCGGCACCTGCCCCGGTCACCCTCGGTGCTCACGAGGCGCTGCTCGAGCGGGCGACGGCCGCAGCACGCCTCGCGGTCCGCGCCGCGACCGGTGACCACGACGCGGGTGGCGTGGTCGACCCCGCTACGGACCGTGTGCTCGGGACGTCGCTCGCTGCGGCGCCGGTCCCCGTCGCCCCGGTCGCCGATGCCCCAGCCCCCGCCGCCGAGGTGCCGGTGGATGCCCAGGTGGCGCCGACCGCTCCGGCGGAGCAGCCGGCGCCGCAGGCCAGCGTGACCATGTCCGCCGAGCTGACCGAGCCCACCCCGGCGACCGAGGCGGGGCCAGCCTGGTCGGTCGCCAACCTCGTCAAGCTGGGCCTCCCCGCCGGCCTGGTCCGCAGTCTCGACGTGGCGGACCCCGCCGACGACGTCGCGTGGACGGCGGCGCTGGCTGGGGCGCTGCGCCCGGTGTGCCGCCCGCTGCCCACCGGCCGGAGCCTCCTGATCGGTCCGCGCGCCCGCTCCGTCGCGAACGCGCTCGGGGTCACGGCCACCGCCGTGGGGCAGCCGATCCGCTCCCGCGCCGCGACCGTCGCGGTCGCCGTCGGTAGCGGCGCCGCAGGGCGTCGTTGGCTCGAGCGCGCCCGTGGGACCCGGTGGCTCCACCTGGTCGTCGGTGGCAGCGGCTGGCGCGACCTGCTCCACCTCGACCCGCTCGCGGTCTCCTGGGCGACCACCGAGGACGTCCCCGAGGCGGTGCGTCTGGCGACCGAACTCGGCCTCGTGCTCGGCTCCGGGCCGACGGGCCGACAGGTGCAGCGGGCGCGGCCGCTCGACGTCGCCCTCGTGGTCCGCGACCTGCTGCCGGTCTCGACCGGGCCGTCCGCAGCTTCGGTCGCCGAGGGTGGTGAGCAGCTGTGAGCGCGGGACCGCTGCGCCGCATCATCGGGGTCCTCGGGTTGCTCGCCCTCGTCCCGATCGCCATCTCACTCGCCACGGGCTCGGTCGCCGTGGAGGACGCCGCGACGCGAGCGGTCGCGGTCGGCGTGGCCGTGGTGATCATCGGTCGGGTGGCGCGGGTGGTCCTGAGCGCCACCCTGCGCCACTTCGAGTCGGCCGTGCAGAGCACCGAGCCGGACGACCAGCTCGTCTCCTGACGGTCCCCGCAGCTGTCGAACGGCCGGACCAGGACCGGCCCGGCACCCGGCGGCGCGCGTAGCATCTGCCGCACGCCGAGGCAGGGAGCACCGTGTCCGCACCCGACGCTGTGATCACGGGGAGCACGCCCGACACCGACCTGACCGCGCGCCTGCGCCGCGTCCTCGATGGCCGATGGGCCGAGGTGCGCGAGGCCACGCGTGAGGAGCTGCGCCGTCCCGAGCTGGCCCCGGGCACCGGACTGCCGCCCGACGAGCACCGCGCGCGGGTGATGGACCAGCTGCGGCTGCTCGGCACGACCGAAGGGCCGCGCCTGCTGTTCCCCGAGGCGTACGGAGGTGGCGGTGATCTCGGCGGCGCCGTGACCTCGTTCGAGATGCTGGCGATGGGTGACCTGTCGCTGCTGGTGAAGGCCGGGGTGCAGTTCGGGCTCTTCGGCGGCGCGATCATGAACCTCGGCAACGAGGAGCACCGCTCCACGCTGCTGCCGCAGGTGATGACCGCCGAGCTGCCCGGCTGCTTCGCCATGACCGAGACGGGGCACGGCTCGGACGTGGCCTCCATCCGGACGAGCGCGACCTACGACGCGTCCACCGACGAGCTGATGATCCACACGCCCGACGAGGACGCCCGTAAGGACTACATCGGCAACGCCGCGCGGGACGGTCGGCTGGCGGTGGTGTTCTGCCAGCTCATCACGCCGTCGGGCAGCCACGGGGTGCACGGGGTCCTGGTCCCCATCCGCGACGAGGACGGCCAGCCGCTGCCCGGGGTGACCATCACCGACTGCGGCCACAAGGCGGGGCTGAACGGGGTCGACAACGGGCGGCTGTCGTTCTCCGGCGTCCGGGTACCGCGGACCAACCTCCTCGACCGCTACGGGCAGGTCGCGCCCGACGGCGCCTACACCTCGCGGATCGACGACGAGGCGCGCCGGTTCTTCACCACCCTCGGCACGCTCGTTCAGGGGCGCATCAGCGTGTCGGGTGCGGCGCTGTCGGCCGCCAAGGTGGGCCTCGCGATCGCGGTCCGCTACGGGCTCGTGCGGCGGCAGTTCAAGGCCCCGGGGGTCGACCGCGAGATCGTCCTCCTCGACTACCGCCAGCACCAGCGCCGCCTCCTGCCGCTGGTGGCCACGACCTACGCGCTGCACGCGGCCCAGGAGTCGCTCGTCGCGGACCTCGACGAGTCCTTCGACGGCGCGGCGCTCGCCGCCGGCGAGGACGACGAGATCCCCGATCGTCGGGTCCTCGAATCGATGGCCGCCGCGATCAAGACCGCGACGACCTGGCACGCCACCCAGGCGATCCAGACGGCCCGCGAGGCCTGCGGTGGTGCGGGCTACCTCTCGGAGAACCGCCTCCCCGAACTGAAGGCCGACACCGACGTCTTCACCACCTTCGAGGGCGACAACACCGTCCTGCTGCAGCTCGTGGCCAAGGGCCTGCTGACCGACTTCCGGGACGACTTCGGGTCGCTCGACACGCTCGGGACGGTCCGCTTCGTCGCGGATCAGGTCGTCGAGACGGTCGTGGAGCGGACCGCCGCGCGGCGCCTGTTCAAGGTCATCACCTCGGTGGTGCCCGGCCGTGACGAGGACGCCGCCCTCCGCGACCGCAACTGGCAACTCGAGCTGTTCGCGTGGCGTGAGGAGCACATCGTCAGCTCCGTGGCCCGACGCCTCCAGCGCGCCATGAAAGGGGGTGGTGACGCGTTCGCGGCGTTCAACGAGGTGCAGGATCACGTCCTGGCGGCGGCGCAGGCCCACATCGATCGGGTCGTCCTGGAACGGTTCTGTGCACGTATCGACGCGTGTCAGGACGCCGAGGTCGCCGCGTTGCTCTCGTCGGTTCGCGATCTGCACGCGCTGTCCCTGCTCGAGCGCGAGCGCGGATGGTTCCTCGAGCACGGCCGCCTCTCGAGCGCCCGCACCAAGGCCATCACCGCCGAGATCAACCGGCTCTGCGCCGAGCTCCGTCCCCACGCGGAGCGGTTGGTGGACGCCTGGGCCATCCCCGACGAGGTCCTCGCGGCCCCGATCGCGCTCGGCGCCGAGGCGGCCCGGCAGGACGCGAAGCACCACGGCACGTGAACGATGACTAACATCACGCGCACCCCCCGAACGAGGACGTGCGTGTGACCATCCTGGACCGCTTCCGGCTCGACGGGAAGGTCGCCATCGTCACGGGCGCCTCCTCCGGCCTCGGCGTCGCCTTCGCGCAGGCGCTGGCCGAGGCCGGCGCCGACGTGGCACTCGCCGCGCGGCGCGTGGAGAAGCTCGA
Protein-coding regions in this window:
- the fliP gene encoding flagellar type III secretion system pore protein FliP (The bacterial flagellar biogenesis protein FliP forms a type III secretion system (T3SS)-type pore required for flagellar assembly.), translated to MCRHAVRRAALGLLALIALLALSAAPATAQAIPTPPEGVIEVPDPDAGGPLGPTAPTAPQAPIGPEISVSVDGELAGEGLSRTVTYVLMLTVAAVAPILLLLMTTFTRFIVVLSLAKNGLGLQTVPPAQVLIGLALFLSMFSMAPTFSQVNEVAIQPMLAGEIETLEAAQAGFEPFREFMLAQTREDDLALFVGMSGGDQPADPSEIAPTTLIPAFVISELRTAFTMGFVVIVPFLVIDLVVAAVLMALGMVMLPPIFVSLPLKLLLFVLVDGWALLSRALVTSVAG
- a CDS encoding flagellar biosynthetic protein FliQ, whose translation is MNDTQVLEMVTGAMFMVGKLAGPLLISALVIGVAVSLLQTVTQIQEMTLSFVPKLVGMGAILLVGGNWMLHELTGWTMALWNSLPSLVG
- a CDS encoding flagellar biosynthetic protein FliR gives rise to the protein MVTLDIPIDAAWAVGLMLAIIRVGSFVVVSPIIGKTVGTPARLAFTVAVGAALSYPIPTTLEVPGLIGAAVVNAVIGGVLGFLSGLIINLFSVAGGVIDFVSGLSVATVFDPLSGTQGAVFQRLFHLTAVALFLVAGGLSVLVGALFASIRVLPLDGGLAPTALLPETVMTLVSTLFRAGVELVLPIMGVLLMLELALGLAARFSPQANILMLGLPMKILAAITVVGAAFILFPDAMVDVQRTVGEASEAALRGLGGLPAATDAGGA
- a CDS encoding EscU/YscU/HrcU family type III secretion system export apparatus switch protein — its product is MSAAKDGRTEKATPQRRKKAREDGQVARSQEVAIATSFVALLAAFAVAGRPAIDAAMNALRTNFLGAGHPDALAAVGASSLRLGLVMAGPFLVITSFFALASSIAQVGFRLNMKLAKPKLKNLNPKKGMEKLKPATAGWELVRSTAKLAAVAVVVSPMLMSWRDHLGTDRTLAGGIDRLTGVYGTIIMRAAMLALVIAIADIVYQRRKFEKQIRMSKHDIKREYKDSEGDPQIKAARRRRQSELSRNRMLRDAASADVLLVNPTHLAVALRYDPIDGAPRVIAKGADKVADKLRAIAGRNGIPITADKPLARTLYKTCKVGHHVPASLYEAVAVVLAVAYRRSGRGPASRPLEGPTTGRRTVVRAAA
- a CDS encoding flagellar biosynthesis protein FlhA, which codes for MKGRLDTPVRGAMMRRTVVPFVIIGAVVTMVVPIPPALLDLLLALNLAFAILIMLAVLTMRDTLQLSSFPSLILITTLMRLALNVSSTRLILLDGYAGKVIATFGEFVIGGSIVVGLVVFLILVVIQFAVITSGAGRVAEVGARFALDAMPGKQMAIDADLAAGLIDEEEAKSRRSRIARESDFYGAMDGASKFVKGDAIAGIVIVIINLVGGLVIGAAMNGMAIGEAAATYSLLTVGDGLVSQIPALLVSAATGLLVSRVDDEEDLGPTVGRQLFRDPLVLRIGAVVTGALMLLPGLPKLPFFVIVVALAFASTRAAAAEKAAPATTDASGGAVLPPPDPDDPKVLIEQLRVEPIELHLAYDVLDLTDHERGGDLLQRVRSLRRQVAEELGVVLPLVRTLDDVTLEPSTYRILLHGVEVARGGAPRDRVLALPAGDDADLGGVQGEETVEPVFGLRAFWVPVEARSRVTAAGATVVDRSSVIVTHLAEVARTHAADLLSRQQVQELVASLRYDEPLLADEVGTETLPIALLHEVLRELLRDRVPIRDLGRIIEAVAGKARETRAIDQLVAAARVAVGGAIVARIAPRGELGVITLLPELEGELHEHVRDIDGCMQLLLDPSRLAPLLAEAAQLAQGGDGRPAVVVCGQLLRGPLRAAFGAAGLDLPVLAYPELPAHAQLVVIGSLGAANVDA
- a CDS encoding acyl-CoA dehydrogenase codes for the protein MSAPDAVITGSTPDTDLTARLRRVLDGRWAEVREATREELRRPELAPGTGLPPDEHRARVMDQLRLLGTTEGPRLLFPEAYGGGGDLGGAVTSFEMLAMGDLSLLVKAGVQFGLFGGAIMNLGNEEHRSTLLPQVMTAELPGCFAMTETGHGSDVASIRTSATYDASTDELMIHTPDEDARKDYIGNAARDGRLAVVFCQLITPSGSHGVHGVLVPIRDEDGQPLPGVTITDCGHKAGLNGVDNGRLSFSGVRVPRTNLLDRYGQVAPDGAYTSRIDDEARRFFTTLGTLVQGRISVSGAALSAAKVGLAIAVRYGLVRRQFKAPGVDREIVLLDYRQHQRRLLPLVATTYALHAAQESLVADLDESFDGAALAAGEDDEIPDRRVLESMAAAIKTATTWHATQAIQTAREACGGAGYLSENRLPELKADTDVFTTFEGDNTVLLQLVAKGLLTDFRDDFGSLDTLGTVRFVADQVVETVVERTAARRLFKVITSVVPGRDEDAALRDRNWQLELFAWREEHIVSSVARRLQRAMKGGGDAFAAFNEVQDHVLAAAQAHIDRVVLERFCARIDACQDAEVAALLSSVRDLHALSLLERERGWFLEHGRLSSARTKAITAEINRLCAELRPHAERLVDAWAIPDEVLAAPIALGAEAARQDAKHHGT